A genomic stretch from Setaria viridis chromosome 1, Setaria_viridis_v4.0, whole genome shotgun sequence includes:
- the LOC117851934 gene encoding exocyst complex component EXO70B1: protein MSSAAPPPPQPESPSAGAGAGGGGDKVLAAAQHIVKSLATSKNAADDMIRILSGFDNRLSSITNDHLFPSPDPSSGPASGSASASGSASASGSSASEISAAAAFDAADQLIQLWDATPEALVFEAPEDDVAQYLAAVDVAVDHLARGGPGGARAGVAVQLAMARLEEELRHLMVRHAVPIDPTGLFFSLRRLSLESMDDLDASSEFDAATPHSLDGTPAGPETARGAALGSNPFEDQVFDPVRPEAVDELRAIADRMARAGYSRELADAYCGVRRDVLDEYLSVLGVERLSIDEVQRIEWKLLNDKMKKWVHGVKTVVRVLLAGERRLCDQVLTASDDLMEECFLESTKGCIMQILSFGDAVAVCPRSPEKVPRILDMYEALSEVIPEMRDLCIGSSGDGVISDVQAILDRLGDAVRGNLFEFGKMLQQETSRRAMTAGEIHPMTRYVMNYLRLLVVYSETLDVLLADDNCDQDAFRNSDDQDQEHLQSMTPLGRRLLKLISYLEANLEEKSRLYEDAALECIFAMNNLLYIVQKVKDSELGKILGDHWIKRRSGKIRQYSKSYLRISWTKALSYFKEDGHGSGSGSGSGSGSGSGSGHSSSRMSIKERFKNFNMAFEEIYRNQTLWKVPDPQLREELKISISENVIPAYRAFLGRYGNQVDGGRNPGKYIKYTPEDLESQLSALFEGSSVSANHSRRRT from the coding sequence atgtcgtcagcggcgcccccgccgccccagccggagtctccctccgccggcgccggcgccggcggtggcggcgacaaGGTCCTTGCCGCCGCGCAGCACATCGTCAAGTCCCTCGCCACCTCCAAGAACGCCGCCGACGACATGATCCGCATCCTCTCCGGCTTCGACAACCGCCTCTCCTCCATCACCAACGACCACCTCTTCCCCTCCCCGGACCCCTCCTCCGGCCCCGCCtccggctccgcctccgcctccggctccgcctccgcctcgggctcctccgcctccgagatctccgccgccgccgccttcgacgCCGCCGACCAGCTCATCCAGCTCTGGGACGCCACCCCGGAGGCGCTCGTCTTCGAGGCCCCCGAGGACGACGTCGCGCAGTACCTCGCCGCGgtcgacgtcgccgtcgaccACCTCGCCCGCGGCGggcccggcggcgcgcgcgcgggcgtcgccgtgcagCTCGCCATGGCGCGGCTcgaggaggagctccgccaCCTCATGGTCCGCCACGCCGTCCCGATCGACCCCACGGGGCTCTTCTTCTCGCTCCGCCGCCTCTCGCTCGAGTCCATGGACGACCTCGACGCCTCCTCCGAGTtcgacgccgccacgccgcACAGCCTCGACGGCACCCCCGCCGGGCCGGAGaccgcgcgcggcgccgcgctGGGATCCAACCCCTTCGAGGACCAGGTCTTCGATCCCGTGCGCCCCGAGGCCGTCGACGAGCTGCGCGCCATCGCCGACCGGATGGCGCGCGCGGGCTACTCccgcgagctcgccgacgcCTACTGCGGCGTCCGGCGCGACGTGCTCGACGAGTACCTCTCCGTGCTCGGCGTCGAGCGCCTCAGCATCGACGAGGTACAGCGCATCGAGTGGAAGCTGCTCAACGACAAGATGAAGAAGTGGGTGCACGGGGTCAAGACGGTCGTGCGTGTCCTGCTTGCTGGTGAGCGCCGCCTCTGTGACCAGGTGCTCACCGCGTCCGATGACCTTATGGAGGAGTGCTTCCTTGAGTCCACCAAGGGATGCATTATGCAGATTCTCAGCTTTGGGGATGCCGTGGCGGTCTGCCCCCGCTCACCGGAGAAGGTCCCCCGGATCCTTGACATGTATGAGGCGCTTTCAGAGGTGATCCCTGAAATGAGGGACTTGTGCATAGGGAGTTCTGGGGATGGTGTGATCAGTGACGTGCAGGCCATTCTTGATAGGCTTGGGGATGCTGTGAGGGGTAATCTGTTTGAGTTTGGGAAGATGTTGCAGCAGGAGACATCACGGAGGGCGATGACGGCTGGTGAGATCCACCCGATGACACGCTATGTCATGAACTATTTGAGGTTGCTGGTTGTTTACAGTGAGACGCTTGATGTCCTATTGGCTGATGACAATTGTGATCAAGATGCTTTCAGAAATTCTGATGATCAGGATCAGGAACACTTGCAGAGCATGACCCCTCTTGGAAGGCGTCTCCTGAAGCTAATATCTTATTTGGAAGCCAATTTGGAGGAAAAATCTAGGCTCTATGAAGATGCTGCCCTGGAGTGCATATTTGCCATGAACAATTTGCTCTATATTGTTCAGAAGGTAAAGGATTCCGAGCTAGGAAAGATTTTAGGTGATCACTGGATAAAAAGGCGGAGTGGTAAGATTCGGCAGTACTCAAAGAGCTATCTAAGGATATCTTGGACCAAGGCTTTGTCTTATTTCAAGGAAGATGGACATGGGAGTGGGAGTGGGAGTGGAAGCGGGAGTGGgagtggcagtggcagtgggCATTCAAGTTCTAGGATGTCCATCAAGGAACGGTTTAAGAACTTCAACATGGCCTTTGAGGAAATTTACAGGAACCAGACACTCTGGAAAGTTCCAGATCCTCAGCTCCGGGAAGAACTGAAAATATCAATATCTGAAAATGTAATTCCAGCATATCGTGCTTTTCTGGGCAGATATGGTAATCAAGTGGATGGGGGAAGAAATCCaggaaaatatataaaatacaCACCGGAAGATTTGGAGAGCCAGCTATCTGCTTTATTTGAGGGGTCATCAGTGTCTGCCAACCACTCTAGGAGAAGAACATAG
- the LOC117851966 gene encoding uncharacterized protein, whose product MKKATRYLKQLFTAIVAAVKSTAVGTRASSLRTRLIVLGIMRNKKLLLSAIQSKIHAIMGGGASGSGQGGGYGNAVAGHGGGEGTDGARRGGAAGEHLFLAGGGRKAAVLESLPSFVVEQESRAVVLSSLPSFALERDGGGEEVEYSEANGEKQLAIAAAPGSAEGEFRLEDEIDRVADVFIRRFHDQMKLQKLESFKRFCEMLERGA is encoded by the coding sequence atgaagaaggcgacgAGGTACTTGAAGCAGCTCTTCACCGCCATCGTGGCGGCGGTGAAGTCGACGGCGGTCGGCACCAGGGCGAGCTCCCTGCGGACGCGCCTCATCGTGCTCGGCATCATGCGCAACAAGAAGCTCCTGCTGAGCGCCATCCAGAGCAAGATCCACGCCATcatgggcggcggcgctagTGGCAGTGGCCAGGGCGGAGGGTACGGCAATGCGGTGGccggtcacggcggcggcgagggcacgGATGGCGCACGACGtggaggcgccgccggcgagcacctCTTCCTAGCCGGCGGTGGCAGGAAGGCCGCGGTGCTGGAGAGCCTGCCGAGCTTCGTGGTGGAGCAGGAGAGCAGGGCCGTCGTGCTCAGCAGCCTGCCCAGCTTCGCGCTggagcgggacggcggcggggaggaggtggaatACAGCGAGGCCAACGGCGAGAAGCAGCTGGcgatcgccgccgccccggGGTCGGCGGAGGGGGAGTTCCGGCTGGAGGACGAGATCGACCGCGTGGCGGACGTGTTCATCCGGCGGTTCCACGACCAGATGAAGCTGCAGAAGCTCGAGTCCTTCAAGAGGTTCTGCGAGATGCTCGAGAGGGGCGCCTGA
- the LOC117866786 gene encoding uncharacterized protein isoform X1, with protein sequence MLVVARRSHRLYRLVSESRTAMLTEAAAELTAVTERASTAATKIRKRCVVSPSGASPDRQGRALRLKRGVRLIGHRRGGSGTGTGGASPRASSGRKRRMSESSWNRHCRHGHADVETRSAASARKLVSALWQLNKGDAAFEEEIGWDAAAERRGSDHRRSASLEFSKISRRKSKVLKDDGEQRSWHNGHAHGQWFSDVMSHGGTMEAHMCPQGRTPARPGDRAAEMRDLHNSLTASTELVRVLANVLGPAGALSPTAASVLAALRSELDAARARARRLARHHGRHGGGDDEERHLRRQLEEEARAWKARHREKAAAAARLVASELDGERRSRRRAERVGKKLADALADAEGSLRAATRELERERAARERLQKVCDELARGGTAVEEEDELRREAEAAALEELEREREMLQLADELREERVRMKLAEARIQFEEKNAAVDRLRQELEAFLGTNSTNDRQESLVHDEHRHAVDDHRSLQLVLASEFGVDGIDRVITDKTGQEEDGNDGEADDDGSEGSDIELNMDGNSWSYMTTASRATTAKNAAASVHGSLSDRGTECGAFDRGSHGVRDALELKEWDDGCSDDDRTSTRDLDEDAERYEAIKNLREQMLAGNGFVFLSQGEPDADRDRHRQGLVSQIEDGGLW encoded by the exons ATGTTGGTCGTGGCAAGAAGAAGCCATCGTCTTTACCGTCTGGTGTCTGAATCCAGGACTGCGATGCTGACGGAAGCCGCCGCTGAGCTGACCGCCGTGACAGAAAGagcttccaccgccgccaccaagaTCCGCAAGCGCTGCGTCGTGTCGCCGTCGGGCGCGTCGCCGGACCGCCAGGGGAGAGCGCTCAGGCTGAAGCGAGGCGTGCGCCTGATCGGCCACCGGAGGGGAGGCagcggcaccggcaccggcggcgcgtCGCCACGCGCGAGCagcgggaggaagaggaggatgtcGGAGTCGTCGTGGAACCGGCATTGCCGCCACGGCCACGCCGACGTCGAGACGCGGtccgcggcgtcggcgcggaAGCTCGTCAGCGCGCTCTGGCAGCTCAACAAGGGGGACGCCGCGTTCGAGGAGGAGATCGGGTGGGACGCCGCGGCCGAGCGCCGGGGCTCGGATCACCGGCGCAGCGCGTCCCTGGAG TTCTCCAAGATTTCAAGAAGGAAGAGCAAGGTTCTGAAGGATGATGGAGAGCAGAGGAGCTGGCACAATGGCCACGCCCACGGCCAGTGGTTCTCAGATGTGATGAGCCATGGCGGCACAATGGAG GCGCACATGTGTCCTCAGGGCCGCACCCCGGCACGCCCGGGCGACAGGGCGGCGGAGATGCGGGACCTGCACAACAGTCTCACGGCGTCCACCGAGCTCGTCAGGGTCCTTGCCAACGTCCTGGGCCCCGCCGGCGCGCTCAGCCCGACCGCGGCGTccgtcctcgccgcgctgcgctccgagctcgacgccgcgcgcgcccgcgcccggcggcTCGCGAGGCACCACGGCCGccacggcggaggcgacgatgAGGAGCGCCACCTGCGGAGGCagctcgaggaggaggcgcgcgcgTGGAAGGCCAGGCACAGGGagaaggccgcggcggccgcgcggctgGTCGCCTCGGAGCTGGACGGCGAGCGCcggtcgcggcggcgcgccgagcGGGTGGGCAAGAAGCTCGCCGATGCGCTGGCGGACGCCGAGGGGTCGCTGCGGGCGGCCACGCGGGAGCTGGAGCGGGAGAGGGCGGCCAGGGAGCGGCTGCAGAAGGTGTGCGACGAGCTCGCCAGGGGCggcacggcggtggaggaggaggatgagctccggcgggaggccgaggccgccgcgctgGAGGAGCTGGAGAGGGAGCGGGAGATGCTGCAgctcgccgacgagctccgcgAGGAGCGGGTCCGGATGAAGCTGGCCGAGGCGAGGATCCAGTTCGAGGAGAAGAATGCCGCCGTCGACCGCCTGCGCCAGGAGCTCGAGGCCTTCTTGGGCACCAACAGCACCAACGACCGCCAAGAATCGCTTGTCCACGACGAGCACCGCCATGCCGTCGACGATCACCGGTCGTTGCAGCTGGTTCTTGCGTCCGAATTCGGCGTCGACGGCATCGATCGTGTGATCACGGACAAGACCGGGCAGGAAGAAGACGGCAACGACGGCGAAGCCGATGACGATGGCTCGGAAGGCAGTGACATCGAGCTCAACATGGACGGCAACAGCTGGAGCTACATGACCACCGCCTCCAGGGCGACGACGGCCAAGAACGCAGCGGCGTCGGTGCACGGCTCACTTTCGGACAGAGGGACGGAATGCGGCGCCTTCGACCGGGGGTCTCATGGCGTGAGAGATGCGCTGGAACTGAAGGAGTGGGACGACGGGTGCAGCGACGACGACAGGACCAGCACCAGGGACCTGGACGAGGACGCGGAGAGGTACGAGGCCATCAAGAACCTCCGGGAACAGATGCTGGCCGGCAACGGCTTCGTCTTCCTATCGCAAGGGGAGCCAGACGCCGACAGAGATCGGCATCGCCAGGGTTTGGTATCTCAGATTGAAGACGGGGGACTCTGGTGA
- the LOC117866786 gene encoding uncharacterized protein isoform X2, with translation MLTEAAAELTAVTERASTAATKIRKRCVVSPSGASPDRQGRALRLKRGVRLIGHRRGGSGTGTGGASPRASSGRKRRMSESSWNRHCRHGHADVETRSAASARKLVSALWQLNKGDAAFEEEIGWDAAAERRGSDHRRSASLEFSKISRRKSKVLKDDGEQRSWHNGHAHGQWFSDVMSHGGTMEAHMCPQGRTPARPGDRAAEMRDLHNSLTASTELVRVLANVLGPAGALSPTAASVLAALRSELDAARARARRLARHHGRHGGGDDEERHLRRQLEEEARAWKARHREKAAAAARLVASELDGERRSRRRAERVGKKLADALADAEGSLRAATRELERERAARERLQKVCDELARGGTAVEEEDELRREAEAAALEELEREREMLQLADELREERVRMKLAEARIQFEEKNAAVDRLRQELEAFLGTNSTNDRQESLVHDEHRHAVDDHRSLQLVLASEFGVDGIDRVITDKTGQEEDGNDGEADDDGSEGSDIELNMDGNSWSYMTTASRATTAKNAAASVHGSLSDRGTECGAFDRGSHGVRDALELKEWDDGCSDDDRTSTRDLDEDAERYEAIKNLREQMLAGNGFVFLSQGEPDADRDRHRQGLVSQIEDGGLW, from the exons ATGCTGACGGAAGCCGCCGCTGAGCTGACCGCCGTGACAGAAAGagcttccaccgccgccaccaagaTCCGCAAGCGCTGCGTCGTGTCGCCGTCGGGCGCGTCGCCGGACCGCCAGGGGAGAGCGCTCAGGCTGAAGCGAGGCGTGCGCCTGATCGGCCACCGGAGGGGAGGCagcggcaccggcaccggcggcgcgtCGCCACGCGCGAGCagcgggaggaagaggaggatgtcGGAGTCGTCGTGGAACCGGCATTGCCGCCACGGCCACGCCGACGTCGAGACGCGGtccgcggcgtcggcgcggaAGCTCGTCAGCGCGCTCTGGCAGCTCAACAAGGGGGACGCCGCGTTCGAGGAGGAGATCGGGTGGGACGCCGCGGCCGAGCGCCGGGGCTCGGATCACCGGCGCAGCGCGTCCCTGGAG TTCTCCAAGATTTCAAGAAGGAAGAGCAAGGTTCTGAAGGATGATGGAGAGCAGAGGAGCTGGCACAATGGCCACGCCCACGGCCAGTGGTTCTCAGATGTGATGAGCCATGGCGGCACAATGGAG GCGCACATGTGTCCTCAGGGCCGCACCCCGGCACGCCCGGGCGACAGGGCGGCGGAGATGCGGGACCTGCACAACAGTCTCACGGCGTCCACCGAGCTCGTCAGGGTCCTTGCCAACGTCCTGGGCCCCGCCGGCGCGCTCAGCCCGACCGCGGCGTccgtcctcgccgcgctgcgctccgagctcgacgccgcgcgcgcccgcgcccggcggcTCGCGAGGCACCACGGCCGccacggcggaggcgacgatgAGGAGCGCCACCTGCGGAGGCagctcgaggaggaggcgcgcgcgTGGAAGGCCAGGCACAGGGagaaggccgcggcggccgcgcggctgGTCGCCTCGGAGCTGGACGGCGAGCGCcggtcgcggcggcgcgccgagcGGGTGGGCAAGAAGCTCGCCGATGCGCTGGCGGACGCCGAGGGGTCGCTGCGGGCGGCCACGCGGGAGCTGGAGCGGGAGAGGGCGGCCAGGGAGCGGCTGCAGAAGGTGTGCGACGAGCTCGCCAGGGGCggcacggcggtggaggaggaggatgagctccggcgggaggccgaggccgccgcgctgGAGGAGCTGGAGAGGGAGCGGGAGATGCTGCAgctcgccgacgagctccgcgAGGAGCGGGTCCGGATGAAGCTGGCCGAGGCGAGGATCCAGTTCGAGGAGAAGAATGCCGCCGTCGACCGCCTGCGCCAGGAGCTCGAGGCCTTCTTGGGCACCAACAGCACCAACGACCGCCAAGAATCGCTTGTCCACGACGAGCACCGCCATGCCGTCGACGATCACCGGTCGTTGCAGCTGGTTCTTGCGTCCGAATTCGGCGTCGACGGCATCGATCGTGTGATCACGGACAAGACCGGGCAGGAAGAAGACGGCAACGACGGCGAAGCCGATGACGATGGCTCGGAAGGCAGTGACATCGAGCTCAACATGGACGGCAACAGCTGGAGCTACATGACCACCGCCTCCAGGGCGACGACGGCCAAGAACGCAGCGGCGTCGGTGCACGGCTCACTTTCGGACAGAGGGACGGAATGCGGCGCCTTCGACCGGGGGTCTCATGGCGTGAGAGATGCGCTGGAACTGAAGGAGTGGGACGACGGGTGCAGCGACGACGACAGGACCAGCACCAGGGACCTGGACGAGGACGCGGAGAGGTACGAGGCCATCAAGAACCTCCGGGAACAGATGCTGGCCGGCAACGGCTTCGTCTTCCTATCGCAAGGGGAGCCAGACGCCGACAGAGATCGGCATCGCCAGGGTTTGGTATCTCAGATTGAAGACGGGGGACTCTGGTGA